Proteins from one Oncorhynchus gorbuscha isolate QuinsamMale2020 ecotype Even-year linkage group LG18, OgorEven_v1.0, whole genome shotgun sequence genomic window:
- the LOC124003798 gene encoding ADP-ribosylation factor-binding protein GGA1-like isoform X2 yields MQALMVLEMCMKNCGKRFHNEVGKFRFLNELIKVVSPKYLGTRAPEPVKKKVLEVMFSWTVGLPDEPKIADAYQMLKKQGIVKQDPVLPDEPLPPPPPRTKSVIFEDEEKSKMLSRLLNSTHPEDLRAANKLIKEMVQEDQKRMEKVSKRVNAIQEVKESVGLLTQLLGDYSKESSSQSNQELIKDLYQSCEKMRPTLFRLASDTEDNDEALADILQANDSLTQVINLYRQLVKGEEVNGDSTAMPTLPGSSTALLDLTGLDTSPTGLPSYPDTPSLQTPSQELGISLLDDELMSLGLNDVTPNSTHTPQSGDWNSFQCSDSVEPVVPAVPTATVLLPAVTPIPQAPSGGAPAASPKALDELDLLGKTLLHQSLPPGTQHVNWDKLQPQSRPTLRDLQTKSSTNTTSTSIPSPVLAFPSEQPGSLLDSLPSLGPPTPAPQNDISLANVTVPLESIKPSSLLPVTVFDKHSLRVLFHFARDSPPSRPDVLVVIISMLSSAPIPVTNIRFQSAVPKVMKVKLQPPSGTELPAFNPILPPAAITQVLLLANPHKEMVRLRYKLTYDLGEESHDESGDIEQFPPPDTWGNL; encoded by the exons ATGCAAGCACTAATG GTTCTTGAGATGTGCATGAAGAACTGTGGGAAGAGGTTCCACAATGAAGTGGGCAAATTCCGCTTCCTCAACGAGCTCATCAAGGTGGTCTCACCCAAG TACCTGGGTACTCGGGCCCCAGAGCCAGTGAAGAAGAAGGTTCTGGAGGTGATGTTCAGTTGGACGGTGGGTCTGCCTGACGAGCCCAAGATAGCAGATGCCTACCAGATGCTGAAGAAACAAG GCATTGTGAAGCAGGACCCGGTACTTCCTGATGagcccctcccaccccctccgcCCAGAACTAAGAGCGTCATATTTGAGGATGAGGAGAAGTCCAAG ATGCTGTCTCGGCTTTTGAATAGCACTCACCCTGAAGATCTAAGAGCAGCAAACAAACTCATTAAGGAAATGGTGCAGGAG GACCAGAAGCGAATGGAGAAGGTGTCTAAGCGTGTGAACGCCATCCAGGAGGTGAAGGAGAGTGTGGGCCTGCTGACCCAGCTACTGGGAGACTATAGCAAGGAGAGCAGCTCCCAGAGCAATCAGGAACTCATCAAG GACCTATACCAGAGCTGTGAAAAGATGAGGCCTACTTTGTTCCGATTGGCTAGCGACACAGAGGACAACGATGAGGCCTTGG CTGACATCCTGCAGGCCAACGACAGCCTGACTCAGGTCATCAACCTGTACAGACAGCTGGTGAAGGGAGAAGAGGTGAACGGAGACAGCACAGCCATGCCCACActaccag GAAGTAGCACAGCCCTCCTAGACCTGACAGGGTTAGACACCTCACCCACTGGACTTCCCTCCTACCCAGACACCCCCTCACTACAGACCCCGTCACAAGAACTGGGTATCAGCCTGCTAGATGATGAGCTCATGTCACTAG GACTCAATGACGTAACGCCCAACTCTACCCACACTCCTCAGTCGGGAGACTGGAACTCCTTTCAG TGTTCTGACAGTGTAGAGCCAGTCGTCCCAGCGGTGCCTACTGCAACAGTGTTGCTACCGGCCGTGACCCCTATCCCCCAGGCTCCATCAGGGGGGGCCCCCGCTGCTTCCCCTAAAGCCCTGGATGAGTTAGACCTGCTGGGCAAGACCCTGCTGCATCAGTCCCTACCCCCGGGGACGCAGCACGTCAATTG gGATAAACTGCAGCCCCAGTCCAGACCCACCCTGCGAGACCTCCAGACCAAGTCCAGTACCAACACTACTAGCACCTCCATCCCCAGCCCTGTCCTGGCCTTCCCCTCTGAGCAGCCTGGGTCTCTCCTAGACTCCCTGCCCAGCCTCGGGCCTCCTACCCCAGCCCCCCAGAACGACATCTCCTTAGCTAACGTGACTGTGCCCCTGGAATCCATCAAGCCCA gCAGCCTGTTACCAGTGACTGTATTTGACAAGCACAGTTTGCGGGTGCTGTTCCACTTTGCCCgtgactctcctccctctcggccTGACGTGCTGGTAGTGATCATTTCCATGTTGTCCTCCGCCCCCATACCAGTCACCAACATCCGTTTCCAGTCTGCAGTACCCAAG GTGATGAAGGTGAAGCTACAGCCTCCTTCAGGAACTGAGCTTCCAGCCTTCAACCCCATCTTACCCCCAGCCGCCATCACACAGGTCCTACTGCTGGCCAATCCTCACAAG GAGATGGTCCGGTTGCGATACAAGCTCACATATGACCTGGGAGAAGAATCACATGACGAATCCGGCGATATAGAACAGTTCCCCCCTCCAGATACCTGGGGGAACCTTTAG
- the LOC124003798 gene encoding ADP-ribosylation factor-binding protein GGA1-like isoform X1 translates to MAAPPEEESLESRVNKATNPLNKEADWDSIQGFCEQLNNEPEGPQLATRLLAHKIQSPQEWEAMQALMVLEMCMKNCGKRFHNEVGKFRFLNELIKVVSPKYLGTRAPEPVKKKVLEVMFSWTVGLPDEPKIADAYQMLKKQGIVKQDPVLPDEPLPPPPPRTKSVIFEDEEKSKMLSRLLNSTHPEDLRAANKLIKEMVQEDQKRMEKVSKRVNAIQEVKESVGLLTQLLGDYSKESSSQSNQELIKDLYQSCEKMRPTLFRLASDTEDNDEALADILQANDSLTQVINLYRQLVKGEEVNGDSTAMPTLPGSSTALLDLTGLDTSPTGLPSYPDTPSLQTPSQELGISLLDDELMSLGLNDVTPNSTHTPQSGDWNSFQCSDSVEPVVPAVPTATVLLPAVTPIPQAPSGGAPAASPKALDELDLLGKTLLHQSLPPGTQHVNWDKLQPQSRPTLRDLQTKSSTNTTSTSIPSPVLAFPSEQPGSLLDSLPSLGPPTPAPQNDISLANVTVPLESIKPSSLLPVTVFDKHSLRVLFHFARDSPPSRPDVLVVIISMLSSAPIPVTNIRFQSAVPKVMKVKLQPPSGTELPAFNPILPPAAITQVLLLANPHKEMVRLRYKLTYDLGEESHDESGDIEQFPPPDTWGNL, encoded by the exons ATGGCGGCGCCGCCAGAGGAGGAGAGCTTGGAGTCTCGCGTCA ACAAAGCCACCAACCCTCTGAACAAGGAGGCGGACTGGGACAGTATCCAGGGCTTCTGTGAACAGCTCAACAATGAGCCTGAAGG tCCTCAACTGGCTACCAGACTTTTGGCCCATAAGATCCAGTCACCCCAAGAATGGGAGGCCATGCAAGCACTAATG GTTCTTGAGATGTGCATGAAGAACTGTGGGAAGAGGTTCCACAATGAAGTGGGCAAATTCCGCTTCCTCAACGAGCTCATCAAGGTGGTCTCACCCAAG TACCTGGGTACTCGGGCCCCAGAGCCAGTGAAGAAGAAGGTTCTGGAGGTGATGTTCAGTTGGACGGTGGGTCTGCCTGACGAGCCCAAGATAGCAGATGCCTACCAGATGCTGAAGAAACAAG GCATTGTGAAGCAGGACCCGGTACTTCCTGATGagcccctcccaccccctccgcCCAGAACTAAGAGCGTCATATTTGAGGATGAGGAGAAGTCCAAG ATGCTGTCTCGGCTTTTGAATAGCACTCACCCTGAAGATCTAAGAGCAGCAAACAAACTCATTAAGGAAATGGTGCAGGAG GACCAGAAGCGAATGGAGAAGGTGTCTAAGCGTGTGAACGCCATCCAGGAGGTGAAGGAGAGTGTGGGCCTGCTGACCCAGCTACTGGGAGACTATAGCAAGGAGAGCAGCTCCCAGAGCAATCAGGAACTCATCAAG GACCTATACCAGAGCTGTGAAAAGATGAGGCCTACTTTGTTCCGATTGGCTAGCGACACAGAGGACAACGATGAGGCCTTGG CTGACATCCTGCAGGCCAACGACAGCCTGACTCAGGTCATCAACCTGTACAGACAGCTGGTGAAGGGAGAAGAGGTGAACGGAGACAGCACAGCCATGCCCACActaccag GAAGTAGCACAGCCCTCCTAGACCTGACAGGGTTAGACACCTCACCCACTGGACTTCCCTCCTACCCAGACACCCCCTCACTACAGACCCCGTCACAAGAACTGGGTATCAGCCTGCTAGATGATGAGCTCATGTCACTAG GACTCAATGACGTAACGCCCAACTCTACCCACACTCCTCAGTCGGGAGACTGGAACTCCTTTCAG TGTTCTGACAGTGTAGAGCCAGTCGTCCCAGCGGTGCCTACTGCAACAGTGTTGCTACCGGCCGTGACCCCTATCCCCCAGGCTCCATCAGGGGGGGCCCCCGCTGCTTCCCCTAAAGCCCTGGATGAGTTAGACCTGCTGGGCAAGACCCTGCTGCATCAGTCCCTACCCCCGGGGACGCAGCACGTCAATTG gGATAAACTGCAGCCCCAGTCCAGACCCACCCTGCGAGACCTCCAGACCAAGTCCAGTACCAACACTACTAGCACCTCCATCCCCAGCCCTGTCCTGGCCTTCCCCTCTGAGCAGCCTGGGTCTCTCCTAGACTCCCTGCCCAGCCTCGGGCCTCCTACCCCAGCCCCCCAGAACGACATCTCCTTAGCTAACGTGACTGTGCCCCTGGAATCCATCAAGCCCA gCAGCCTGTTACCAGTGACTGTATTTGACAAGCACAGTTTGCGGGTGCTGTTCCACTTTGCCCgtgactctcctccctctcggccTGACGTGCTGGTAGTGATCATTTCCATGTTGTCCTCCGCCCCCATACCAGTCACCAACATCCGTTTCCAGTCTGCAGTACCCAAG GTGATGAAGGTGAAGCTACAGCCTCCTTCAGGAACTGAGCTTCCAGCCTTCAACCCCATCTTACCCCCAGCCGCCATCACACAGGTCCTACTGCTGGCCAATCCTCACAAG GAGATGGTCCGGTTGCGATACAAGCTCACATATGACCTGGGAGAAGAATCACATGACGAATCCGGCGATATAGAACAGTTCCCCCCTCCAGATACCTGGGGGAACCTTTAG